The Couchioplanes caeruleus nucleotide sequence TCCCGCCGAACGCCGCGGTCGTCTGGTACCAGTACGTGGACAGCCCCTCGGCGGCGGCGAACGGGATGTTGAGCGGGTACTGCACCACGCCCTTGCTCTTGATCTGCTTCAGGTCGGCCGTGTACTGCTCGATCGTCGTCGGCATCGTGGTGATGCCGGCCTTGCCGAACAGCTTCTTGTTCACCGTGGTCACCAGGAACGAGGCGTCGTACGGGATGCCGATGACGTGGCCGTTCGAGGTGAACGACGGCAGCTGCGGCATCTCGCCGGCGAGCGCCTTGGTGTCCAGGTACTCGTCCATGGGATGGAACCAGTTGAGCTTGCCGAGCTGGCCGACCCGCGACCAGTCCACGTCGGTCGCGTCCGCGAAGTACGTCTTCGCCGTGGCGGCCGCGGCGATCTTGGTCTGCAGGCTGTCCCAGTCGGTGTTGGTCCACTTGACCGTGATGCCGGTGCTCTGGGTGAACGCGTCGAGCGACGCCTGCGGCGGGGGTTCGGTGGCGAGCGCGACCGTGATGGTCACACCGGTGGTCCGGTCGGAACCCGAGCTGCTCTTGCCGCCGCCGCAGCCGGTCGTCAGCGCGCCGACGAGCACGACGGCGCCGGTCAGCACCAGGGTTCGGGAGCGTAGGAAGGAAGTCATCACGGTCAGCCCTTCTCGTACTGGCGACGCGGGCCTGCATCCGGTGCGCTTCCGCGCAGTTCCGGGCCGCAGTGCGCACGACTATGGCACCGGGTGCGCATACGGTCAATGAATCCTGCGCAATGGGTGCGTAGTGCGCAGTCAACCGTCGATTTCCTGCGCGTAACACGCAGTCAGAGTGCGCGTACGGGTGCTAGCGTCTGCGCCATGCAACGCAAGCAGCGCCTGCGCGAGATGGTGTCGGCCATCGTCGAGAAGGGCGGACTCGACGTCGAGGACCTCGCCGAGCTGTTCTCGGTCTCCGCCGCCACGGTGCGGCGCGACCTGGAGTTGCTGGAGCAGCAGCGTCTGGTCACCCGCACCCGTGGTGGCGCGACCACCCACGCGTCCTTCAACGACCTGCCGCTGTCGTACAAGACGGAGCAGGACACCGGGGAGAAGCGGCGCATCGCCCAGGAGGCGCTGAGCTTCCTCGGCGGCGCCCGGGTCATCGGCACCACCGGCGGCACCACCGTGTCGGAGTTCGCCCGCCTGCTGATGGACCGCGACGGCCTGACCATCGTCACCAACGCCCTGAACGTGGCGACCTACCTGGTCGCCAACCCGCGCCTGCGGGTCTTCTCGGCCGGTGGCGAGGTGCGCAGCAGCAGCCAGGAGGCGGTCGGCCCGAGCGCGGAGAGCTTCATGGCCGGCTACAACATCGACGTGGCGTTCATCGGCGTCGACGGCGTGGACGCCGCGGCGGGCTGCACCAACTACGACCCGGTGGGGTGCCGCGTCAACGCCGTCCTGCGCGAACAGGCCCGGATCAGCGTGGTGCTGGCCGACGCCACCAAGATCGGCCGGGTGGCGCTGGCCCGGGTGTGCGCGATGTCCGATGTGGACTACCTGGTGACCGATGCCCGGGCCGACGGCGCCGCGCTCGACGCCATCCGGGCCCGCGGCTGCGAGGTGCTCGCCGTCTGAGCGGCCGGGCGCCGGCCGGCCGGGTCAGTGCAGGGTGGGCCGGTAGACGAGCTCCTGGATGTGGCCGTCCAGCGTCCGCGTCTCGAGCAGCTCCAGGTCGAAGTCGGCCGCGCCCCGGAAGACGGGATCCCGGCCGTTCCGGCCGGTGATGACCGGGAAGACCGTCACCTGGACGCGGTCGACGAGGCCGGCCGCCATCAGCGCCCGGTTCATCGACAGGCTGCCGTGCGACCGCAACGGCACGCCGGACCGCTCCTTGAGCCGCGCGACGACGTCGACGGCGTCACCGGCCACGACGGTGGCGTCCGGCCAGTCGAGGGGTTCCTTCAGGGTCGACGACACCACCGTCGCCGGCAGGTGCCGCATCCGCGTGACCCAGGGGTCCCGCACCTCGGACTCCTCGGTGCTCGACGCCAGCATGCTCGCGAACGCCCGGTACGTGGTGGCGCCCAGGACCATCCGCTGCTCGGCTTCGTACTGGGCGAGACGGTGGCCGAGCAACTCCGGTCCCTGCTTGCCCCAGTAGCCCCGCCAGTCGCCGCCGGCAGAACCGTGGCCGTCGAGGCTGGCGAAGACGTCGAAGGTGTAGGTGGCGGTCATGGCGTTCTCCTCGGTGTCGTCTGCTGCCTTCACCTTTGCTACGAACGGCGTCGCACCTGTTCGACACCTTCCGGCCGGGAAGTTCGCCGCCCTGCACCTGTCCTGCACCGGCGCTGCCCCGGCCGCCGCACCCGGCCGGGCCGACCAGACAGACATGCACACACTGCTGCAGGAGCTCGCCACCCCGGTCGCCACCGGCCTCGCCGGAATCCTCGGTGCGTACGCCGTCGAGGACATCCTCGGCCGGCTGCGCCGCTCCGGCCGGTGCCCGCAACGCTGGCGCTGAGGTGTCGGGGACGTCACAGTGGCCCCCGACACGAATCCGCTGGTTCTGCGTCATTTCCCGTTCACGCGACGTAGCGTTGAGGGTCGCTCAGGCCGACCCGTGAGGTGAAGATGGTGCACGCCCGGTGACCGTGACGACCGACCTGCCGCTGCTCGACCTTCCCTCGATCGCCACCCCGGCCCTGTTCCGGTCCTCCGCGGCCCCGGCCCGCCGCACCCTCGTCGACGTGCTGGACGAGACGGTGCGCGCTCACCCCGGCGCGGCGGCACTCGACAACGGCACGACGGTGCTGACGTACGCCGAGCTCGCCGGCGAGGTCGAAGCGGTGCGCAAGACGCTCGCGGGGCACGGGATCGGAGTCGGCGACCGAGTCGGTGTCCGGGTTCCGTCGGGCACGGCGGAGCTGTATCTGGCCATCCTCGGCGTGCTGGCGGCCGGCGCGGCGTACGTGCCGGTCGACGCCGACGATCCCGACGAGCGTGCCGAGCTGGTCTTCGCCGAGGCCGACGTGTGTGCCGTCCTCGGCGCCGGCCTGGCTCTGACGCCGCGCCGCGCCCCCGGGGGCCGCATCGGGCGGCCCGGGCCCGCCGACGACGCCTGGATCATCTTCACCTCGGGCTCGACCGGCACCCCGAAGGGTGTGGCCGTCAGCCACGGCTCGGCGGCGGCCTTTGTGGACGCCGAGGCACAGCTGTTCCTCGCCGGCAGCGCCGTCACCGAAGCCGAAGCCGTCACAGAAGCCGAAGCCGAAGCCGTCGCCGTTGCTGACGCTGACGCTGACGCTGACGCTGACGGTGACCCGGGCGACCCGGCGGAGGCCGGCGGTCCGATCGGTCCGGGTGACCGGGTGCTCGCCGGGCTGTCCGTGGCGTTCGACGCCTCGTGCGAGGAGATGTGGCTGGCGTGGCGGCACGGCGCGTGCCTGGTGCCGGCCGAGCGCTCGCTCGTGCGCAGCGGCGTGGATCTCGGGCCGTGGCTGGCCGGCCGGCGCATCACCGTGGTCTCCACGGTGCCGACGCTCGCCGCGCTGTGGCCCGTCGAGGCGCTGGACGAGGTGCGGCTGCTCATCTTCGGCGGCGAGGCCTGCCCGCCCGAGCTCGCCGCGCGGCTGGCCGTGCCGGGGCGTGAGGTCTGGAACACGTACGGGCCGACCGAGGCGACCGTGGTGGCGTGCGCCGCGCGGATGACCGGGGACGGCCCGGTGCGCATCGGGTTGCCGCTCGCCGGCTGGAAGCTCGCGGTCGTGGACACCGGCGGGGAGCCGGTCGCGATGGGCGGCACCGGCGAGCTGGTGATCGGCGGGGTGGGGCTCGCGCGCTACCTGGACGCGCAGAAGGACGCGGAGAAGTTCGCGCCGCTGCCCGCGCTCGGCTGGCAGCGGGCGTACCGCAGCGGCGACATCGTCCGGGCCGAGCCCGAGGGCCTGCTGTTCATGGGCCGCGGCGACGAGCAGGTCAAGCTCGGCGGCCGCCGGATCGAGCTGGGCGAGGTCGACGCGGCGTTGCAGGCGCTGCCCGGTGTCGCCGGTGCGGCCGCCGCGGTGCAGCGCACGGCCGCGGGCAACCAGCTCCTCGTCGGGTACGTGGTGCCGCACGAGGGTGCCGAGCTCGACCTGGCGGCCGCCGCCTCGCGGATCCGGGAGCAGCTGCCCGCCGCGCTGGTGCCGCTGCTCGCCGTCGTGGAGGCGCTGCCCACCCGTACCTCCGGCAAGGTGGACCGGGCCGCGCTGCCCTGGCCGCTGGCCACCGGGTCCGACGCGGCGGGCGAGCTGAGCGGGACCGAGGACTGGCTCGCCGGCGGCTGGGAGGAGATCCTCGGCGTACGCCCCGCCGCGGCGGACGCCGACTTCTTCAGCAGCGGGGGCGGCAGCCTGAGCGCGGCGCAGCTCGTCGCGTGGATCCGGCGCCGGCACCCGCAGGTCTCGGTCGCCGACATCTACAAGAACCCGGAGCTGTCGCAGCTCGCGGCCGTGCTGGACGCGCTCGGCACGACGGCGGCGGTCCGCCGGGAGGTGCGCCCGACGCCGCGGCGCGCCGGGCTGGTCCAGGCCGTGCTGATGCTGCCGATGCTCACGCTCGTCGGGCTGCGGTGGCTGACCGCCCTCGCCGCGCTCGGCAACGTCGTCTCCCTGCTCGTCCCGGCGCCGTGGGCCCCGGCGGTGTCCTGGTGGTGGGTGGCGCTCGGCTGGGTGCTGCTGTACAGCCCGCTCGGCCGGATTGCGATCTCCGCGGGCGGGGCGCGGTTGCTGCTGCGCGGCGTACGCCCCGGCAGCTATCCCCGCGGTGGCGGCGTGCACGTGCGGTTGTGGGCCGCCGAGCGGCTCGCCGAGCTGACCGGTGCGACCAGCGTCGCGGGGGCCTCGTGGATGATCACGTACGCCCGGGCGCTCGGCGCCCAGATCGGCCCCGACGTCGACCTGCACTCCGCGCCGCCGGTCACCGGCCTGCTCAAGCTCGGCCGCGGCGCGGCGATCGAGCCGGAGGTCGACCTGGCCGGCCACTGGGTCGACGGCGACGTCGTCCGCGTCGGCAAGGTGCGGGTGGGCGCGGGCGCGCGGGTCGGCTCCCGCAGCACGCTGATGCCCGGCGCCCGGATCGGCAAGGGCGCGCGGATCGCCGCCGGTTCCACCGTGACCGGCGCCGTGCCGGCCGGGCGACGCTGGTCGGGCTCGCCGGCGGCACCCGCCGCCGAGGAGCGCGCCGCGTGGCCCGTCCAGCGC carries:
- a CDS encoding Pls/PosA family non-ribosomal peptide synthetase, giving the protein MTVTTDLPLLDLPSIATPALFRSSAAPARRTLVDVLDETVRAHPGAAALDNGTTVLTYAELAGEVEAVRKTLAGHGIGVGDRVGVRVPSGTAELYLAILGVLAAGAAYVPVDADDPDERAELVFAEADVCAVLGAGLALTPRRAPGGRIGRPGPADDAWIIFTSGSTGTPKGVAVSHGSAAAFVDAEAQLFLAGSAVTEAEAVTEAEAEAVAVADADADADADGDPGDPAEAGGPIGPGDRVLAGLSVAFDASCEEMWLAWRHGACLVPAERSLVRSGVDLGPWLAGRRITVVSTVPTLAALWPVEALDEVRLLIFGGEACPPELAARLAVPGREVWNTYGPTEATVVACAARMTGDGPVRIGLPLAGWKLAVVDTGGEPVAMGGTGELVIGGVGLARYLDAQKDAEKFAPLPALGWQRAYRSGDIVRAEPEGLLFMGRGDEQVKLGGRRIELGEVDAALQALPGVAGAAAAVQRTAAGNQLLVGYVVPHEGAELDLAAAASRIREQLPAALVPLLAVVEALPTRTSGKVDRAALPWPLATGSDAAGELSGTEDWLAGGWEEILGVRPAAADADFFSSGGGSLSAAQLVAWIRRRHPQVSVADIYKNPELSQLAAVLDALGTTAAVRREVRPTPRRAGLVQAVLMLPMLTLVGLRWLTALAALGNVVSLLVPAPWAPAVSWWWVALGWVLLYSPLGRIAISAGGARLLLRGVRPGSYPRGGGVHVRLWAAERLAELTGATSVAGASWMITYARALGAQIGPDVDLHSAPPVTGLLKLGRGAAIEPEVDLAGHWVDGDVVRVGKVRVGAGARVGSRSTLMPGARIGKGARIAAGSTVTGAVPAGRRWSGSPAAPAAEERAAWPVQRPARSRTRSGFWTAAYGVTAQLLGLVPVLAALPGLALLAWTLTSRPAAGPVLAAVAGAAVAYVAGYALVVLVAVRALSIGLRAGYHPVQGRVAWQVWTTERLMGMARTGLFPLYASLFTPVWLRLLGAKVGRGVEASTVLALPAMTTVADGAFLADDTMVATYELSHGWLRVEPARIGKQAFLGNSGMAAPGRSVPKRGLVGVLSSAPRKAKKGSSWLGAPPMPLRRTVESADTCRTFDPPLRLELARAAVELCRIVPVMCAAALAVGVLAALAFVWELAGGWAAALAAGPVLLAAAIVAAATATAAKWLLVGRFRVADRALWTSFVWRNELADTFVEVLAAPWLVRFASGTPLLTAWLRTLGATIGRGVWLETYWLPEYDLVRLGDGATVNRGCVVQTHLFHDRVMSMHEVSLGAGATMGPHGIILPGASIGARTCVGPGSLVTRGDAVPEDSRWLGNPIAAWPASAARRA
- a CDS encoding DeoR/GlpR family DNA-binding transcription regulator; this encodes MQRKQRLREMVSAIVEKGGLDVEDLAELFSVSAATVRRDLELLEQQRLVTRTRGGATTHASFNDLPLSYKTEQDTGEKRRIAQEALSFLGGARVIGTTGGTTVSEFARLLMDRDGLTIVTNALNVATYLVANPRLRVFSAGGEVRSSSQEAVGPSAESFMAGYNIDVAFIGVDGVDAAAGCTNYDPVGCRVNAVLREQARISVVLADATKIGRVALARVCAMSDVDYLVTDARADGAALDAIRARGCEVLAV
- a CDS encoding dihydrofolate reductase family protein, which produces MTATYTFDVFASLDGHGSAGGDWRGYWGKQGPELLGHRLAQYEAEQRMVLGATTYRAFASMLASSTEESEVRDPWVTRMRHLPATVVSSTLKEPLDWPDATVVAGDAVDVVARLKERSGVPLRSHGSLSMNRALMAAGLVDRVQVTVFPVITGRNGRDPVFRGAADFDLELLETRTLDGHIQELVYRPTLH